In Miscanthus floridulus cultivar M001 chromosome 19, ASM1932011v1, whole genome shotgun sequence, the DNA window attgtatgcttgaactgtaataaaaatttcatactcattggatcatgtataacttaattATAGATTTAAAATACTTTTTAACAAGCATGCacctaaaaaaattaataactaagttatacatgatcccatgattatgaaatttttacttgagtccaagcatataataattagcccaccataaaaaattcaccacaattgaaccatagaaactacagttatgaattaattatagaaaaacatatATCTAAAGCTACAGTAAAAATTACTATGATTTTACGGTTTTATGAGTCCAACAAAACTTGAGTTTCTgttttatgatttactatgatttttcaaatattCAGCCAAAATATATCAAAAAGAAAAGGCAAAGCCGCCTTTGATAACCGCTTATAACTGGTCAAGGAGGTAAAACGAatgttttaaaagttcagggaggtGGTTTATCCGGTTTTAGAGTTGCGGGAGGAAAAGTAGACTTTCGAAAAAAATTGAGGGAGAtaatgtagactttttcctatggTTAAAGATAGAGGTGTTTGCTTTGCTTGCTTTATGGCCTTGATTCTTGGGCTCTCAAGCTTTTTTTTTAATCAAGTCAGTCAAATTTAGTCCCCAGCCCTGGCACGTCTAGCCGCTTCGCTTGGCATGACAAAACAAGTGAGTCTAATAGGCGAGAGAACCAAGCGAGTCTGCTTGATTCCTTGCCCCTGTCCCCGCCTCGCCTTGCTAAGCAAGGCGATCCGGAACCGGTGGAGGAAGTCTTTGTTTTTCGCAAGTAAAGATGTAGTGAATGAAAAATCCAAATTCATGTTCACCGTTTAAGATTTTACCTAGCTAGATGAGATAAGCGCAAAAAGGGTATTCAAAGTTACCACACAAAATTGGCCCGCAATGTCCCCATTTTTTTTGTCTTCACTTAATCGAAGCCCGCTTATTATTATGTTACACATGATTTACCATCCTATACACAACGGTAATAGAGGAATCCCGCGGTGAGATTCTTGTGATGACTTTATTAACTTTGCGATTTAACCGCTTAGTCCTTAGATGTGCTTATATTTGTAGACGTCAGAATGTGGTAAATATCTCACTGCGGCCCGCTGAGCCCGACGCGAAAATGCTCCAGCCTCCAGGCCTCCTCCACGAATCTGGGCGGCCCGCTGAGGCTGACCACCACCACACCAGATCTTTCTTCCTGTTGCTTCCTCGGCTCGCTTCCTCCTCTGTCCTCTCCCGTCGCCTGCTTCTTCCCCCAACCAAACACACAAATCCGCCATGGCGCTCGCCTCCGGCACGTCCCGCCCCCTCCTGGGTCGCCCCGCCGGCACCGCGCGGCCCCACCTCGCCTTCTCCTCATCCTCCCCCGCCTCCTCGATCCGCTTCCCccgcggcgcgggcggcggcggcggcagggcggCTGTCTCCCTCCGCGCCCCCGCGCCTCCAGGTCCGTGGTCAACCCAGGTGTTTCTTTTCCCCCGCGTAATAATAATTAGAAGCAGTTGGTAAGTGGTAGGTCAAACTGAACTTCAATATTTTGTCGTTAACTTGAGAACAACATCGATCCATGAGCATTTTTACTGCCAACAAACACGACCGTGGAGCTGTAGATTGAAGTGGACTTTAATTATTGATTCTAACATCACTCATATGTTAAAGTTTCCAATAACAGACAAAAGAAATGATGCACACAATTCTGCTCATGCTCCATTTAACATTAAGTCAATGATTGATCATATtttgcagcggcagcggcagtagCAACATCTGGTAGCATTGCTCCAGCAATTTCATTGACTGAAAAGGCCTTGAAACATCTGAACAAAATGAGGGCTGAACGGAACGAAGATTTGTGCTTGAGAATTGGAGTGAAACAGGGTGGATGCTCAGGCATGTCTTACACCATGGAGTTTGAAAGTCGAGCGAATGCCAGCCCTGATGATTCTGTTGTAGAGTATGATGGTTTTGCAATAGGTAACTACCTTAACCTGGCTATGcactatttatattttttttttccaGATTGAGGATGGCCTTTCCATTAACCACACCGAAAAAACAAGGTGTTTACTGTTGAACAGAGTAATTAGACCGGAAAGAAAGACTCGACAGGAAGCCACTAACAAAATCAACCAAGGCCAAGCCTGCAACATGTCACTAAACTACCTGATTCAGATAGAAGCTACCAACTCAGCAGACCCCAACAGTACAAAATCTGCTACCACAAAACAATCTGGTTACCAAAACAACCAAACGACCAAGTCTTTTTCCTACAGTTGGACATGAACTCCCACTTCGCCGGTTCACCTGTTGCTAGTTCCTCTGCTTTCTTGTCAACCTCCAGGTTTCAGCTCCTTTTGCTGCCCTCTCACGCACTGGAGCCTTCATGGATCTGATTTTCTGGAGGCGAAGTTTACCTGATGTAGGCATCGACACCAGGAGCTGTGTTGCGGTGTTGAGCATTGTCCACACTCCCTCCATAACCACCACCTGCATTTCATCTGGATATAAACCTGCCCAATATTGCACCAGCATGTCTCTATTGGATTCTTAATCAGTTTATTCTCAAATCATGCCCTGTTTCGGGCTTTCCAGATAGCCCAGCTTATTACTGCAACACCCAACACATACACTTTATTCTTGAACCCAAGGCCAGTATTGTTGCAAGTTCATGTGAATATTAACAGCACCAAAGCACTTGGCTATGGTTCTGCACACATGCCACATGGTATTAAAAAAACAAGTGAGCAGCAGTTTCCTCTTGCTCACAGAAGTAACATTTGACCCTGTACCTAATTTCTTTTGATCATATTATCCCGGGCCACTTGGCTATGATGCAATACTTATATTAGGATTTAAAGAATGATTAGTGTTTCTAGAATTCAGCCTTTGAATATCAGAGTTCTCAGTGTTGCTTCTTCCTTGGCTGAACTCTAAAGTATAATTGCTCAAAAAGTTACTATTGCTTTTAAGTTGGATTGTTGGAATGCATTAGTAGCGAAAAGAAACTTGGCATTTCTTATTTGAATTGCAAGGCATGCTAAGTGAACGTGATAGAGTAACATCTTAACAGGTCAGCGAGATCTTTCTCCTGCATCTGTGAAGTTACCTTAGGACTTCATGTCCTGCTTCCGAACACTTGCTGACTGCTGTAATATAGGCAATTTTTCATACCTCCCATCTCAACTGATTGCGACCCTATGTGTTCAGAATGAACCAATTCTAATAGCATACATTTATAGGCAGATTTTAAGAACTTCCATCTGAACTGATTAACTCTCTATCAGAATGAACCAATTCTAACAGCATGTATTTCTTTGGTTCTGCAGTCTGTGACCCAAAAAGCCTTCTTTTCATGTTTGGAATGGAGCTGGACTACAGTGACGCGCTCATTGGTGGCGGTTTCTCTTTCCAGAATCCAAACGCAACAAAAACCTGTGGGTGCGGCAAATCTTTCGCGACTGGGAAAGAAACTGAGGCCGCAGCAACCGCTTGCAACAACTAGAGTAGCGAAATATTGATAGCAAAACGTGATGTAACATGTTATATAGCTTGCTCCTGTTGAAGTCCTGTGGCTACACCACAATACAGAAGGCATAGAATTCAAAGAAAGTACACCATTATCAATGGCCCCCGTATTCAGCTTTTCTTGTTCGGCGATCATTGCGAACGAGCGTTAGCTTGAGTGGTTCCGTCCCCGTCGTGGCAGGGCCCTGGTCAGGAGTTCGGCTTTCGGCTGCCGTTAACATAGCTGCGGTTTGctttgttcgcttggctgataagtcatggctgaaagtactgttgttggttgatttattgtgagagaaaaatactattcgttggctgaaaaagtattgcttataagtcaagcgaacagggcggttATGCGCAGTTTGTGCAGAAAAAAAGCTGCCTCGTTTATCCCGCGTCACAAAGCATAGGTAAAAAGGACCGACCTACTTATAGGGTTACAGGCCTCGGGGTTTTTTTCGGTTTGCATGAGAGATCTTCTACCTTAAGCATAAAGTTGCAGGGGCTAAAGCTAAGGTTTTTTTTTGCGATCATTCTAAAGTCCTTAAACTTGTGTTATGATCCCCAAACTCTCAAAATATATTTTCAGAAATCCAAGCTTGTCTTGACGTGTCATTCAGTTTATCTTTAGGTTCTTAAACTTGTCAGAGTATACCATCTGTTCCGGATGAGCTCCAATACTCACATGCTAGCATCTAGGGCTCCATCTACATGTTCTCTCTCTTCTAGCTCCATCTTTATGCTTACTCCACTCCACGTTCCAATCAGCGTGGCACATTACCGTCGCTAACTCAGCATCTTCACCATATGACTTCATCATTATCCACATCAAAGGCCATGACGTTATCAACTGTGGTGACTGCATAACTAAAGCTAGTGCTCCTTGGATGGAAGAGGTAGCTGAATGATTGATTTACCACTAAGTTTCTGCCAGTCAAGAATAAGGCAAGGATCCAACCGCTATGTCATGTGGTGTCGAAACGCAGAGTAGATCATGTTTATTTAGACATAAACAATACATTATGACAAGTTTAGAGACCTAGATGACATACCGAGATATAAATCACAATGAGGCAAGTTCAGAGATTTCAAAATAGTATTTTAAAAGTTTAGAACTTAAAAATGTATTTTAAAAGTTTAAGAACCTAAATGCGGTACACATTTATGAACAGCCGCATATGTTCCTCAATTTTCATCGGACGGACATAGATGGAAACCCGTGTATGATagccgtcccaaaataagtgtcgttTTGGGTGAacggtcaaactttctcaaatttaactagatttgtaaaatattaacaatattttTATCTCTgaataatttattatgaaaataaatttaataattaatttaatgatacttatttttatTACTAATATTTTTTACATGTTTATCGAAGTTATAAGCGTATTTAATGACGATCATGTTTTTTTGTACTGAGGGAGTATGCGTTATCCGAGCTGCAGAGCAGCCGCTTCTCTCAGCCACGTCTTCCTCGCACGGTCGCGGCGCCAAGCAATGGCAACCACGGCGCCGCTGCTCTCGCCCCAGTGCGTTCGCCCTACCCATCTCTCGCGCCGCCTCCCGCCCCTACATTTCGCATCCCCCCTCGACGCGCCAGCGAGGCGGCTGCGCCTTCGCCGGGCGCCGCCACCTTGTACGGCCAAGTTCGGCAAGTTCGACGCCTCCGACGCCCCCGCGGAGGCCGAGGAGGCGGACGGTGGGGTGGCGCAGCCCGTGGAGGAGGACGACAGGTCAGGCTCACTGCACCCTCAACTCGTGCGTGCGTAATTGAGAACACAAAAGATGCTGACGTTCTGAGGCGGCCTCTGCTGTGTCTGTGTGGTTCAGCTGCTTGCCATCGGATTTGGAGGGCGCGATTCGGCAGTCGGGGAAGGCGAGCGCCGATTTCGTCAACTCTGGAGGCCTGCGAGCTATCGTATGATTCTCATTGGGCATACGTATTGTTGCTTCTGTAATTCGGTTCAATCGTATCTGCTGTAATGCTGTAGAAATGGTGATAGAATTCTAAAAGTACTCGCTCTGCTGGGCTTCTGattaagcatatttaccatacgATTCTTGAGGATTTATGATTGGTGATGACTTGATATCAATATTGCAGGCAGAGCTGCTGATCCCTCAGTTGGAATTCCTCAACGAGGAAGGAGCACAGGCTGAACTCTGGGCGTTGTCAAAGATTTTCCTGGACACGCTTGCACAAGAGACAGGGCAGGTTTGGATACCAGGTCGTTTCGGCATTAGACATGGATTTTACTCTCTCCAGCTTACAATTGCATCACTCTAGCTCCTACCAAGCCCTGATTGATATTTGAGACTACAGATTACTACGCAAATTTGTGGCTCCTGACCTCTTATGATTTATGTATTTGTCTGTATCTGATTCCACTTGCTGTTTTTCAGAAAGTTACTGCCATTTTCCCCGACGCTGGAGCAGCCGCCCTTCTTAAGTATCAATGGAAAGATGCACAATTTAAGTGTGCCAGGTACTAATGTACTATCCACTGAGAAGTGATGGTTTCATACCAAGTTGATTTAATTTGTTGCATCTCATGATTTTCTGAGTACAAGTGACGTGCTATCGATATCAATTGAAAAGCACAACTCATTTTCTTTTGAAACCAGGAACAGTTAATTTTCTAGCTACCAAGAATTGTCCAGTTCACCTTTAATCCTCGTTGCAAATGCCATATTTTACTGGACATGGCAAGACAGAATTCTGACTCATTTTTGTGTTCTTGAAGAAGAAACTTTATGGATACGTCCAGATTATGACACTAAATAGTAATCAGGTTGTTATTTCAAATGTTCAATCTGTTTTTGACTTGACTTGCAGCTTAAGTGACCGGAAGCCAGTTGATCCTGAAGATGAGGTCGCAGTTATGATTATCCCTGATCATCAGATGCTGGAAGCTGTTGAACGCATTGCGTCTCAACTCTCTGATGATCCTGTATGCAACTTATGCCTGATCAGATTGCAAATTTCTGCAGAACTTGCATCGAAAAAAAAGAAATTTCATTTAATGTTCCAAGCAGATTTGGTAGAATAAAATTTACATGAACAAGAGTATTAGGATAAAGGGCATACATGCAGTGTGGTAAATCCAGATCCAGGCCATAAATCAACCATGTATTTCCATGTTGTATATAGTGCAAATTGGCTAACAAAGTTTCAGATCCACCCAAGTGATTCATCCCAGATCAATATACATTGGCCTAAGGTGCTTATGCATGTATGTGCTTATGCAGGATCTAAATGCATCTGCTCCAGCAGATTGGTCTATTCCACCTACATGTATAACCATTTCATGAAGAACTCATGCAAATCTTCATGCCTAAAACCAACCATCCATATTTACATTAATTTAACATTGCATTTGATCAGCAGCCATCTTTGTATTTGTATATATATTTCATTTAATGCTATCCTCAACTAGTGTCTACTTTTTAATGAAGATAAGACCTCTTGTTATGTGGAACCCACGCCTTGTTAGTGGAGATGTTGGAGTAGGCTTTAATGTCCGGAATCTGCGCAGAAATTTCTTAAGGTAAGTCAAGTGGAAACATCTGTAAACTGTTGCATGTCATTGTGTAACTATTCTGCTTCAGGAAACAGATGTAATGCTTATTGAGGCCAGAATATCATCCGAGATGTCTCTTTTGTGAAATATACTGATATGTTCTAAACCACAGTAGTTGTACCCATAAATCATATGTTATCTCGGATAGTTATATTTTCTAAAAGGTATTTAATGAAATAATTAATCCACTGTTTTATGTCAACACATGGGGTTGAGAAACCTTCCTTAGATCTTACACAAATTAAATGCGCGTATTTTCTATTGTTGACTCCAGGTCTCGTTGAGTCGAGCATGTTTGCTTATTATTTGTTGATTTTTCCCTTACTTTCGCTACATCCACCACTCACTTTGCAGTACTTTTACCACTGTTTACTCAATGAGGCCATTGCCAACTGGTGCAGTCTTTAGATGCTTTCCAGGGTGAGTAGATAACTATTGTCATTTCCATTCATTTATGATCCAAAAGAATAAGCTAAGGCATATGTTACtttatttatgttacaggcagtGGAAAGTGTTTTATGATGATCCAAATAGGCCAAATCGGTATTTGCTTGCTAGAGAACTCACAAGTAGGCCCGATGCAACTGATATTGAGGTAAGGCACAGAGACTGACAGATACCTTATTTGTTGTTTTTCTGTCTCTATTTGATGATTACCTCTTTTTTTTAGTTCCTCCAGTCATGAAAACATGATGTTTCAGAGAAACAAAACAACTTTTTTGCTTTTGCTGCTGCTTGTCTGAATGCCATCTATTCTTGACTGGAGGTAGTAATTGTGTGAATTGAATCTTTGCACTGTTAAAAAAGTGAGTCAAATCATGCGTCTGCTATAAGAACTAAAGAGTATCCAATAGTCAGTATTTCTCAGTCTCTAGACAGTATGTTGTGGCTGCAGCACATTAATCAGCTAAACTACTGAAATTTAACACAAACTGGAGAACACCACTTTTTTATTGAACAAGACATGTGCCTGGTAGGAAAATACTTGATGACATATGCTGCTGTAGCCTTTAGTTCAGCAATGAAGTTTGTGTTTTCCCAAACTTAAAATTTTTAAAAACTAACCCTACTATAATTCTGCAGAGAATATTTGTTGGTGCCGATGAGCAATCTGAAGAGGCACCATCATTGATGAACAATGTCATGGGCGTGTTTAGTTCTGTGAGTCAGTTTATGAGGGTCATCTCTAAGTGAAAGTTAAAGCAAACATTGTTCACACTTGAAGCCGTCAATAATCATCATGATGCTTGAGTTATACAAGAAGATTATTTTGGTGCATCCATGCTGTTTTTAGTCTGTAACTCCATGGTACTACTGTTCGGAACGGTATAGTTTGGCATTCCAGCACAAGGCACCAAATGTGTACACATACCATACCGTGGATTCCTGGAGTCATCTGATGTCCTACACCGTGAGgggaaaaaaaaaactgtagATAGATCCTCATCCGGGAAAAGGCAGGTATTTGATTATAATTCAATACTGTGTTGATGTATCATAATCAGCTCACATTTTGCTAACTCAGGGAAGGAAAGGCTGGACAAAGATAAATTCAATCCTTTGTTTTACATGTGTGTTGTCTGAATCAAAACAATTTCTTTACCTTACAGTGAGAGTCAGGATATCTATCCTCTAGAGTGACACTTATCCTCAGGATATATACACCAAATGCTGCTGAAATAACCAAATTTTTGAAGGAGAAGAAACATTTGAATGAAGTGACCTAAATACAATACATTCAGAATCTTCAGCTGATGCGATCAGTGCTCCCTGTTTTCCACTGGAGAGGTGGAGGCGCTGTAAGAGCCCGACAAGCCCAGCGACGGCTGCAAGAACGACCGGTGCCCATTCGAAGCCTGCTCCACCGCTGCCGTCGTCGACGATGACCGTGCGAGCAGCGCCGACGAGCACGCCGCGCCCGCGCTTGATGGCGACGGCCCCAGGCCGAGGTGCTGTCCCCACTTTAGCCCCTGCAGCTGGCTCCCGCCTCCCGCCGACGATTTGTTACCGCCCTGGGTGCCGACGTACGACGTGATGGCGGCCGCCAGCGCCGTTCGGAAGCCCGGGTCCGACGTGATCACCTTCGCTATCGTGTCAGTGAGCACGGCCGCCGGtgcgctcccgctcccgctcgcGGAAGCCGCCGCCTTCTGCTGCTGCTGGTAGAGCACGGGGACTTCCCCGCCTTGTTGCCTCCAGTTGATGTTGCTCAGTGTAACGCCACCGTTGAACAACGACGCAGCTGGTGACCCGTAGCTCATGTACCCAGCACCACCGGCCGCCGGCCATGCAGCGCCGGACAGCGCGCTGGGcccggagttggagaaggagaAGCTCGTGGGATGATGGTACCTAGCACCGCCGTGCCCCAAGCTCGAGAACCTGTTGCCCAGAGAGAATGCCTGCGAGGTGGCCGACGGCGAGGTGAGGTCGAGCGTGATGGTCGGGTACGACGGCGTGGAGGTGATGGACGCGGCGCCGCCGGTCGGGAGGAAGAAATGTCTGGAGGCGTCGTGCGGCGCCGGAGGGAAGCCGAAGCTGAGgccggcggcggccggcgaggcggcggggaagcggagggaggtggaggagcccgaggtgaGCATGGACGCCGCGGCGGAGGTGGTGGACgccatggcggtggcggaggcggagAGCGGGTGGTTGTGCGTGCCCTCGTACGTGGTGATCAGGATCGACATGTCGTCCACGCACCTCTGCACCTGCAAATGTTACACGCACGGTGtgtcatgctcatgcatgcaAATGTTACAACCAAACAGCATTTGGCTAGTTTCTTATAGTAGTATATTAAACAATCAAAATAAAAGCAGCATATATCAATCTTCCGGGCCCTGATCGAATACCATGTGCACATGCACTTATTGTATCCTCAAGAACTGTGCCAATTCACTAATCACTAGTGATCTTCTTGTGACTATACAAGTTGAgctttaaattcaaaatttgtaTTAGGGCTTATATTAGAAAATTATGTGCAGGATTATTTGTGGTTATCTTTCATATTTCTGTATCCTAGACTCTCAAAGATCCAACGCATTAGGGGCGTGTTTGGTTCGCAGTGAGGCCTAAGGGTGCTCACCCAGACAGGTTGATCCAACCGTCGGGCGCTGAAAATCAACTGCCTGGGAAGCTGATCACTGACCTTGGCACTTTTGTCAAGGTTAGAAGCAAACACATCCTAGATGCTGGGAACCATAAAAACAATCATGAAAAGGATCTACTACGCATATTTTTTTTATAGAGGTTAGGTCAGTGACACTCGAGCATTTAAATGCTCCTACACCaaattataaatatttaacattaGATCCAACATTTCTCCTCAGTTCATCCTTCTTTCTTATCTGTGCCAATAGATGACTACCACTTTTTACAACGGCTCTTGCTATCCACTCACTCGCTAAAAATTGGAATTGTAGTGGGCTCTCACCTCCACCAATCCAACCAGGCTCATATACCTCCGGCGCCCACCCTTCCATGACAGTATGATACCTCCACCACTTTCCCTCTAGGCCTGTGGGAGAACACAAGTACTCCCAAACCCTAACCTCGCCAGAGGCGAAAAGAAGCTCTCATGATGAGGTGTAGAGAGAAGCAAAATTCATATACGAGAAAAAAAACTTGGATCTGAACGTGTAATATAACATTcatctttttttagcatagcttATAGTATATATTGGCCATCACCTAAAAAGATTATACTAACTCAAAACACAACGGGTGACATGGAAAGAGACAATTCTTATTGGTGTGGTCAATCGATTTTTAAAATATATAACTTAGAGTAACTCCACCAGATATTCTTTCCCCCTTTCCCTTAAAACTTCTTTGTAGGAGAATTCCCTCTAACTTATAGGAGATACGACGAATGCGTACTGCAGCATATTGGGAAAAAACATCTCTCCTTTTACCTCTCCTGACACTTAGGACCCACATGTTAGTTCGCAAAATATTTATTCTCCTTCTCTTTTCTTCTCACATGCCTCTCTTCTACCCGGTGTAACTCTCACTGCTACCAACCCCTATCTCTCTCTCCTCGACATCGCTCTCACCACTACTAGGTGTTCCCACCACTGACACCTCCCATTGTCTACTCTCACTACTGGCCGCTCTGACCTCATCATCCGTCGTCCTTGCCAAGGGAGAGAGGAGGGCATGAGGCTACAAGGCCAACCACCATGGGGGAGATGAGAAGAAGCTAAGGCAAAAACAGTGGGAGACAAGGTCGACTGACTACTTTCCTTCTCTTTCATCTTAGGGCAGTGGTGTGGTCTACTCGTCGGGACCTCAACTTAGGGCGGTGGTGCGCCCTGCTCACAACGAGGCCAACTTGGTTGGCGGCGTGTCTTGTCAGCACCGACGAGAACCAAGGTAACGAGCGCTTGGCACAGGTAGAGAATGAAAGGAGAGGGGATTGAATCGCTACCCCTTTCTTTGAGGGACTGAGGGGGTGGTTTTCTCAATTGATAAAAAATAGGGAAGGTGATTTGCTAGAGCTTGCCTTTTATTTGATCCTCTTTTCATCACTTGTTATAGGGAAAGGGATCACTTAGGGCCTTTTGACATGGCTTCGGCTCTGGTAGTAAACTTTTTCCAATGAACTGTATCAAACACTTTAGGTGAAGGAATTGTTTTCTGGTGAATAGTAGAGGAGTCAGAGCCGTTTTGGGGTCTAgaggaggagccacaatttgtgTATCTGGCTTCACTTGAGGAGGAACCATGCCAAAAGGTTTCCAACCAGACCCAAAAgttcaatacctattcggcaTCTTTTCCAACCAGACCCAAAAGtaaatcatttctgcaaatgagttttcAGAAGAGAGATGcttatatttgggttgtgcctattagacaacccaaaataggtctcccgtataaAAACCCTGTTTGAGGCTGATTTTAGGTCTCTCGCTATCTATTTTGGGTTTGGTCGCCCGAATGAGTTCCTTGGAGACAGTCTTAATTATGAGCGCCAGTGCGAATGTACGATTCCTTGGTTCACGAGTTCGATTAGATGCGTGTGTTTTGTTGGATTCTGTTTGGCGTGGTGGTTCTGAATTCTGATCAATTTTATGGGTGAATTAAGACCTAATGTTCAATTTAGCTCGTCTATTGCCAACTGGTAGTAGTGCTACTGGTAGATTAGTAGAATCCGTAGAGTAAACTGGGGCTTCGGAAGCGGTTGGATCACATCATTCGCATTTCAGAGACCTAATAATAAGTGACAGCATTTGTTTATTAGTTTACACATGGGTCCATGTCAAGTTGTCAACCAATCACTTGCGATTTCAATGCCTCGTAGACCGCAAGCAATGATTGTTCAAACTAAGCAGAATTCAGGCCATCCATTGACTCCAAACCCACGTTCTCGAGTAATAATTCTATAGGGGCCTAGATTCAGTACCCGGCTATCCACCCCAACTTCCTCAAGTcaatctctagcaactatatcaTGTGCATCTTAAATAAAGTCCCTTCTGTTTTCAACTGATGAATAAATAAATTATAGCCGTGTAAAGGAGACTTGGCCGGTTTAGTATGTTTGGATTTTCCATGTTCAGAGACAGAAGCATTTTACCTTTGAACTGAACATGTGTAGCTTCAAATTTGAGAATTGAGCAAGTATTGTTTGATTTAAGTCATGTATTATGTACCTGTTTTCTGACGGGGCATCCTGCTGCCACTGTACACCGGTAGTAGGAACGGGGGCATGGGTTCCCCTTGGCTATCTTCTGCCCATACTTCCTCCACTGGCATCCATCATTCATCTGATCAATAATCCAAAGCATATTTTTGCATGTTCAGTTATCTGATCTCCGCGTATCATTCCCTACtccaatatatacatatgaagcaagcattacatctCTCTCAAATGGAATATTATGTCTACGTACCGTTGGTGCATCACACCTTGCCCTTACAGACACCCTTGCCTTCTTGGCCTGTGGCAGTGGACCTATGTCATCCTCAGGCTCCGTGCCAACGTTCCTCAAGTTGATCTTCTGCGTTTTGCTTGGCTGCCACTGCTGATCTGCTGCCTCCATGGTGTCGTCCTTGGCATCCTCGGAGCTAACTTCAGGGCTCAAGGTCATCACATCGGGCTGGATCTTTGCAATGTTATTAGTTGCACCATCTTTGCAGGCTGACAGTCCAAGTGACAGGCCTTCTTCTTTAATACTCATGAAGTCTTCTCTCCCTTTTCCTTCGGCAGCActattcttctcttccttcttgtGCATGCTTGTGCTCGTGCCGAGGCTCAGTGAGACGAATTCAGGCTCCTCGATGCCGGTGGGCATGATGGTCGAGGGGTCAGCAAGCTTCTTGGCTTGTCCTTTTTGAAGAACGTCATGGAAGTGTAATTGAAGAGATCGGTAGTCCTCTACAATGCGTGACAACATTGTTTTTAacctcttgttctcttctcttaCCTCACCCATCTCTGCCCTTGTGGATGCAATTTTATCTTTATCAACCTGAAGACACAAATGCACAACTATGAGATCTGTAGCCATTCCTTAACCAAGTCACATATGTTAATAATGGACTTTTGTC includes these proteins:
- the LOC136528267 gene encoding uncharacterized protein codes for the protein MALASGTSRPLLGRPAGTARPHLAFSSSSPASSIRFPRGAGGGGGRAAVSLRAPAPPAAAAVATSGSIAPAISLTEKALKHLNKMRAERNEDLCLRIGVKQGGCSGMSYTMEFESRANASPDDSVVEYDGFAIVCDPKSLLFMFGMELDYSDALIGGGFSFQNPNATKTCGCGKSFATGKETEAAATACNN
- the LOC136528496 gene encoding WRKY transcription factor 72A-like isoform X1, translated to MVRGEKQSGSHEEQLTSKASSLNLWERSEMDEASNQTSTNHNKVDKDKIASTRAEMGEVREENKRLKTMLSRIVEDYRSLQLHFHDVLQKGQAKKLADPSTIMPTGIEEPEFVSLSLGTSTSMHKKEEKNSAAEGKGREDFMSIKEEGLSLGLSACKDGATNNIAKIQPDVMTLSPEVSSEDAKDDTMEAADQQWQPSKTQKINLRNVGTEPEDDIGPLPQAKKARVSVRARCDAPTMNDGCQWRKYGQKIAKGNPCPRSYYRCTVAAGCPVRKQVQRCVDDMSILITTYEGTHNHPLSASATAMASTTSAAASMLTSGSSTSLRFPAASPAAAGLSFGFPPAPHDASRHFFLPTGGAASITSTPSYPTITLDLTSPSATSQAFSLGNRFSSLGHGGARYHHPTSFSFSNSGPSALSGAAWPAAGGAGYMSYGSPAASLFNGGVTLSNINWRQQGGEVPVLYQQQQKAAASASGSGSAPAAVLTDTIAKVITSDPGFRTALAAAITSYVGTQGGNKSSAGGGSQLQGLKWGQHLGLGPSPSSAGAACSSALLARSSSTTAAVEQASNGHRSFLQPSLGLSGSYSASTSPVENREH
- the LOC136528497 gene encoding uncharacterized protein, producing MRYPSCRAAASLSHVFLARSRRQAMATTAPLLSPQCVRPTHLSRRLPPLHFASPLDAPARRLRLRRAPPPCTAKFGKFDASDAPAEAEEADGGVAQPVEEDDSCLPSDLEGAIRQSGKASADFVNSGGLRAIAELLIPQLEFLNEEGAQAELWALSKIFLDTLAQETGQKVTAIFPDAGAAALLKYQWKDAQFKCASLSDRKPVDPEDEVAVMIIPDHQMLEAVERIASQLSDDPIRPLVMWNPRLVSGDVGVGFNVRNLRRNFLSTFTTVYSMRPLPTGAVFRCFPGQWKVFYDDPNRPNRYLLARELTSRPDATDIERIFVGADEQSEEAPSLMNNVMGVFSSVSQFMRVISK
- the LOC136528496 gene encoding WRKY transcription factor 72A-like isoform X2 is translated as MDEASNQTSTNHNKVDKDKIASTRAEMGEVREENKRLKTMLSRIVEDYRSLQLHFHDVLQKGQAKKLADPSTIMPTGIEEPEFVSLSLGTSTSMHKKEEKNSAAEGKGREDFMSIKEEGLSLGLSACKDGATNNIAKIQPDVMTLSPEVSSEDAKDDTMEAADQQWQPSKTQKINLRNVGTEPEDDIGPLPQAKKARVSVRARCDAPTMNDGCQWRKYGQKIAKGNPCPRSYYRCTVAAGCPVRKQVQRCVDDMSILITTYEGTHNHPLSASATAMASTTSAAASMLTSGSSTSLRFPAASPAAAGLSFGFPPAPHDASRHFFLPTGGAASITSTPSYPTITLDLTSPSATSQAFSLGNRFSSLGHGGARYHHPTSFSFSNSGPSALSGAAWPAAGGAGYMSYGSPAASLFNGGVTLSNINWRQQGGEVPVLYQQQQKAAASASGSGSAPAAVLTDTIAKVITSDPGFRTALAAAITSYVGTQGGNKSSAGGGSQLQGLKWGQHLGLGPSPSSAGAACSSALLARSSSTTAAVEQASNGHRSFLQPSLGLSGSYSASTSPVENREH